The genomic window GATAAGTTAGGTCAAGTTTCAAAAACCTTCTTGAGAGGCTACAGATAGATAGTTACATAAACCCTGATTTAATTAGGATATATATGGagttacaaattaaaattaaaattcaataCTTGATAAAGTTAATTTGTAAGTATAgttgaataaaatatataatttaagaaTGCTATTTGGAATATAAGAAATACTTGATAAAGTTAATTTGTAACTATAATGAAAGACTGTTGAATTTCAAATagaaattttacaagaaaaagataatTCTAGTAGGAAAAGGAGATAAACGAAATTCTAAAGTTTGCTAAATTCACCAAATTAAACCTCAAGTTTGCCTCGTCCCGAAAAACCAGTCAAAATTGTCTTCATTGAGCCATTTTAGATCAGAAATAAATAGCCACCATATACAGTTTCGGTTATAAACGTTAGTTATgtgttcttttctttgtctccttCATCTattttgaatagaaaaaatctcaaaattttaGCCGATTTTGGAGACATAATCTCTTGGGCGTGAagatgatttgattttgttttgtttagtactGGAGGAATTGCTTATAACCATGTTGAGGATTGGACTGAATCCAGGATACTGGTATAACTTGCTCGACCCTTGTCAACTCTCttttttgtaaaatgtaaAGTAAATGAATTCTCTACCATAAGAAGAAGtattaagaaacaaattaatatcatatgataaatcttgttcaaagaagatgaaatcaaaatgaaaatgttaacTATATAAATCTGTTACTTGATAATCATAGAGCATATGAGCACACAAGATGGCCAAGCTGTAGTGTGTTTGGAGATTTAAGAAGATTCACACTTTTGAAATAACCATTCTCTCCAGCTATGTAAGCTTTGTTGTAATTGGGGTTATACATCCATGACCATGACGAGCTGTCTTTCTCAAACACAACTGCGACTTTCTTTTCCTCGTCAATGAAGAAATTCCCATAGCGACAATAAATACTTGGTTCCATATCAAGTTTTAAGAAGATGCTCCACGACACCGCATCAGGCTCAATCTTGTTCGTAACCCAAATAACCATTGTATCCCATAGTAACACcgcaagcttctcttctttaagaGCAGATAGAGACTTATAACCTTTGTGTAGAGTATAACCTTCATTACTAAAGGGCAGAGGCAGAGGTGttccaaatctctctcttgtaaaatcaaaacataataagTACCAGTCTATTGATTCCTTATCTTTAGCATACCAGTAAGTATCTCCATTCAAAGACACGCCTTGTTTCATATACTCCATATCTCGTTCAAGAGTGCCATCAGGAATCATCCATGAACTAGAGCTCAAATCGTAGATATTGAGGTTATTTTGGTTGACACCGAAAAGCCTCAGGATTTTGTGGCTACCGCTGGATTTGTCGTATCCGAGAGCATACCTGTCGAAGCACCCGAAAGGAGGTCTTGGCATGATCCGTTTTGTTTGTCCCCAATACGGGTTCAAAACCACAAGCATTTTTTCCCGTACGCATAAAAATACACCGTTGCAGTGAATGACTTGAGATTTTTGGAATAAATCATCTTTTTTGTCTCTGCTAACAATTTTAGCCTTAAGCTGAATAGATAGATCAAAGCTGTTGTTCTGACTTCTATGGAGATTGACGCCGAcccaaaaaacattaaattgtGTGATCATCAGAAACTCTTTTTCC from Arabidopsis thaliana chromosome 3, partial sequence includes these protein-coding regions:
- a CDS encoding F-box family protein (F-box family protein; CONTAINS InterPro DOMAIN/s: F-box domain, cyclin-like (InterPro:IPR001810), F-box domain, Skp2-like (InterPro:IPR022364), F-box associated domain, type 1 (InterPro:IPR006527), F-box associated interaction domain (InterPro:IPR017451); BEST Arabidopsis thaliana protein match is: F-box and associated interaction domains-containing protein (TAIR:AT3G20690.1); Has 1375 Blast hits to 1321 proteins in 32 species: Archae - 0; Bacteria - 0; Metazoa - 0; Fungi - 0; Plants - 1375; Viruses - 0; Other Eukaryotes - 0 (source: NCBI BLink).) — its product is MMMSNLPKDLVEEILSRVPFKYLRAIRSTCKNWYDLSKNRSFANKNIDKAAVSGEKEFLMITQFNVFWVGVNLHRSQNNSFDLSIQLKAKIVSRDKKDDLFQKSQVIHCNGVFLCVREKMLVVLNPYWGQTKRIMPRPPFGCFDRYALGYDKSSGSHKILRLFGVNQNNLNIYDLSSSSWMIPDGTLERDMEYMKQGVSLNGDTYWYAKDKESIDWYLLCFDFTRERFGTPLPLPFSNEGYTLHKGYKSLSALKEEKLAVLLWDTMVIWVTNKIEPDAVSWSIFLKLDMEPSIYCRYGNFFIDEEKKVAVVFEKDSSSWSWMYNPNYNKAYIAGENGYFKSVNLLKSPNTLQLGHLVCSYAL